The following proteins come from a genomic window of Coffea arabica cultivar ET-39 chromosome 11c, Coffea Arabica ET-39 HiFi, whole genome shotgun sequence:
- the LOC113716158 gene encoding putative F-box protein At1g32420: MIPKDILIQIFEKLPVESLLRFKCVSKVWYNMIEDREFVDGFRVRAHNRGTNLLVRKSRFQKNTDEENNTGVNHSQVYTFFLVDSEGKSVPLAFPDILRETSFRLYQPVEGLLCCNNIIWNPTTRKFIDLPPRNQMPDAWKISEKMGTTRGYYGWNICSEYFLGFDVSTKKHKVLSICHVRLVKPPIACKKGDYDAHVYAEVLTLGTNCWKKISIDISLEQDLCESFEVKSSCSINGVIYSIITVPCKLSIMSTYMGGCILAFDISREKLRLLPFPEENVYVETVAYPGELGGRFALMEVLDQKIWILEEVFEGGRWTSVDLSLPKRWCDPHEYERGFNVYPMGMGSYQDGEILFRVSEICLKTRRDFGATIFSYNMESKDMRKITELDDFLDSYDDIVFGLVETIHPLKQVSSF, from the coding sequence ATGATACCTAAAGACATCCTTATACAAATATTCGAAAAACTTCCGGTAGAATCTCTATTGAGATTCAAGTGTGTTTCAAAGGTTTGGTACAACATGATTGAAGATCGAGAATTTGTTGATGGTTTTCGCGTTCGTGCCCATAATCGTGGAACCAACCTCCTTGTTCGCAAGTCCCGTTTCCAAAAGAATACCGATGAAGAAAATAATACAGGGGTAAATCATTCACAAGTATATACTTTCTTCCTAGTAGATTCAGAAGGCAAATCTGTTCCTCTTGCCTTTCCAGATATTCTTCGGGAAACATCCTTTCGCTTATATCAACCTGTTGAAGGCTTACTATGTTGCAACAACATCATATGGAACCCTACTACAAGAAAGTTCATTGATCTTCCCCCTCGTAATCAGATGCCCGATGCTTGGAAGATCAGCGAGAAGATGGGAACTACAAGAGGGTATTACGGTTGGAATATCTGCAGTGAATACTTTTTGGGGTTCGATGTTTCAACCAAGAAACACAAGGTGTTGAGCATTTGTCATGTGAGGCTCGTAAAACCACCCATTGCCTGCAAAAAGGGTGATTACGATGCCCATGTCTATGCAGAAGTTTTGACATTGGGAACAAATTGTTGGAAAAAGATTAGTATAGATATTTCTCTCGAACAAGACCTTTGCGAGAGCTTCGAGGTGAAGTCGTCGTGCAGCATCAATGGCGTGATATATAGCATCATCACTGTCCCTTGCAAATTGTCTATAATGTCCACGTACATGGGTGGGTGTATACTAGCCTTTGATATAAGTCGTGAGAAACTTCGACTTTTGCCTTTCCCCGAAGAAAACGTTTATGTTGAGACTGTGGCTTATCCAGGTGAGCTTGGGGGACGCTTTGCTCTGATGGAAGTTTTGGACCAAAAGATTTGGATACTAGAGGAAGTTTTTGAAGGTGGAAggtggactagtgtggatttaTCGTTGCCAAAACGTTGGTGTGATCCTCATGAATATGAACGAGGATTCAATGTCTATCCTATGGGTATGGGATCATACCAAGACGGTGAGATTTTATTTCGAGTTTCTGAGATTTGTCTAAAGACTCGTAGGGATTTTGGGGCGACAATCTTCAGCTACAATATGGAGAGCAAAGATATGAGGAAAATCACAGAACTAGATGACTTTCTCGATTCCTATGACGACATTGTTTTCGGGCTCGTGGAAACGATACACCCACTTAAGCAGGTCTCTTCATTTTAG